A section of the Streptomyces xinghaiensis S187 genome encodes:
- a CDS encoding alkaline phosphatase PhoX, producing MRRTRRTRLITAALAVGMGLPLGLLSAAPASAHGHGHGRPHGGPMAFQPIEGSAYDRMSADWSEPLVAPEGFRQKLVADETVLDIYGGGTDDLTDMNTVNETGHRAGRYLYRTHEVSSNGAVSVVDLKTGEAKVIAQRADWRRLDGVRWTPWGSLLVTEETSGGRVFELFLDRRDRTEVTRIEERRQLGILRHEGIDVLPDGTVFVIDELHGGSVYKFVPTRRGDLSEGRLHALKINGLSDAAQKWNPETYGEKTGAFTWVPLDKEQVVSDADAASDAVNATEFGRPEDVEIIGDTLYVANTSENRVVAVNLRKNVLSAFVQAGVNAPVEDRAAGVTGFKSPDNLAEGPDGRLWIVEDNYASDIWVAGRDRDRDGTADTTELFASLKDPGAEVSGIYFGKDPKTLFFSVQHPDKPLADGTWKITRRR from the coding sequence ATGCGCCGCACCCGCCGCACCCGCCTCATCACCGCAGCCCTCGCCGTCGGCATGGGCCTGCCCCTCGGTCTGCTCTCGGCCGCTCCCGCCTCCGCCCACGGCCACGGCCACGGCCGCCCCCACGGCGGGCCGATGGCGTTCCAGCCGATCGAGGGCTCCGCCTACGACCGGATGTCGGCCGACTGGTCCGAGCCGCTGGTCGCCCCCGAGGGCTTCCGCCAGAAGCTCGTCGCCGACGAGACCGTCCTCGACATCTACGGGGGCGGCACCGACGACCTCACCGACATGAACACGGTCAACGAAACCGGTCACCGGGCGGGCCGCTACCTCTACCGCACCCACGAGGTCTCGTCCAACGGAGCCGTCTCCGTCGTCGACCTGAAGACCGGTGAGGCGAAGGTCATCGCGCAGCGCGCGGACTGGCGCCGCCTCGACGGCGTGCGCTGGACCCCCTGGGGCAGCCTGCTTGTCACCGAGGAGACCAGCGGTGGCCGGGTCTTCGAGCTGTTCCTGGACCGGAGGGACCGTACGGAGGTGACCCGGATCGAGGAGCGCCGCCAGCTGGGCATTCTGCGCCACGAGGGCATCGACGTGCTCCCCGACGGCACCGTGTTCGTCATCGACGAGCTACACGGCGGCTCCGTCTACAAGTTCGTGCCGACCCGCCGCGGCGACCTCTCCGAGGGCCGGCTCCACGCGCTCAAGATCAACGGTCTTTCCGACGCCGCCCAGAAGTGGAACCCGGAGACCTACGGCGAGAAGACCGGTGCCTTCACCTGGGTCCCGCTCGACAAGGAGCAGGTGGTCTCCGACGCCGACGCGGCCTCCGACGCGGTGAACGCCACCGAGTTCGGCCGCCCCGAGGATGTGGAGATCATCGGCGACACCCTCTACGTCGCCAACACCAGCGAGAACCGTGTCGTCGCGGTCAACCTGCGCAAGAACGTCCTCTCCGCGTTCGTCCAGGCCGGTGTGAACGCACCGGTCGAGGACCGTGCCGCCGGCGTCACCGGCTTCAAGAGCCCGGACAATCTGGCCGAGGGCCCCGACGGCCGGCTGTGGATCGTCGAGGACAACTACGCCAGCGACATCTGGGTCGCCGGCCGGGACCGCGACCGGGACGGCACCGCCGACACCACCGAGCTCTTCGCCTCGCTGAAGGACCCGGGCGCGGAGGTCAGCGGCATCTACTTCGGCAAGGACCCGAAGACGCTCTTCTTCAGCGTCCAGCACCCCGACAAGCCGCTCGCGGACGGCACCTGGAAGATCACCCGCCGCCGCTGA
- a CDS encoding erythromycin esterase family protein, which yields MTSRRIRTAGLVPAAVLLSLGALVSAAPAQGAPAAPQTVSAQQSASAREGTFAPSSASRHGEERRVLRALERAARPLRSTEPYGSSRDLRPLSRMVGDARVVGLGEATHGSHEFFSMKHRVFRHLVEEKGFRTFSLEAPWGTGMRLNDYVLHGKGDPRQIMDEEFQGVYRIMSKAEYLELFSWMRAHNRSHPHDPVRFMGNDMGHVGPELYDRVTDYVAEAHPRLLPRVTELYQGLRPTTSAGTWMTDYPSLPLAERQERAERTGRVLELLEKLPAGSGADRRDHLWAVQHARAVDQMTRGYAFDVEDSEQITAMMKYRDQVMADNVAWWQRHTGDKILLSAHNTHVAYDSFDIFYPKTQGAFLKDRFGRGYVSIGFTFDRGSFQGFGSEGGPTTPEQTFTVGAARPGGNEHLLDRVRHRDYIVDLRTAPAPARAWLAQARPTRNIGAAWPVPEQDIALGEAHDVLIHLHRVTALQPLPAS from the coding sequence ATGACTTCACGACGCATCCGCACCGCGGGACTCGTCCCGGCCGCCGTTCTCCTCTCGCTCGGAGCGCTCGTCTCCGCGGCCCCCGCGCAGGGGGCACCGGCCGCGCCGCAGACCGTCTCCGCGCAGCAGTCCGCCTCCGCGCGGGAGGGCACGTTCGCTCCGTCCTCCGCCTCCCGCCACGGGGAGGAGCGGCGCGTGCTGCGCGCCCTCGAACGCGCCGCCCGCCCGCTGCGCTCCACCGAGCCGTACGGAAGCTCGCGGGATCTCCGTCCGCTGAGCCGCATGGTGGGAGACGCCCGGGTGGTGGGGCTGGGCGAGGCCACTCACGGCTCCCACGAGTTCTTCTCCATGAAGCACCGGGTCTTCCGCCACCTGGTGGAGGAGAAGGGGTTCCGCACCTTCTCCCTGGAGGCCCCCTGGGGCACCGGAATGCGGCTCAACGACTACGTCCTGCACGGCAAGGGCGACCCGCGGCAGATCATGGACGAGGAGTTCCAGGGCGTCTACAGGATCATGAGCAAGGCCGAGTACCTGGAGCTCTTCTCATGGATGCGCGCCCACAACCGCAGCCATCCGCACGACCCGGTGCGGTTCATGGGCAACGACATGGGCCACGTCGGTCCGGAACTGTACGACCGCGTCACCGACTACGTGGCCGAGGCCCATCCGCGGCTGCTGCCGCGCGTCACCGAGCTGTACCAGGGCCTGCGGCCCACGACCTCGGCGGGCACCTGGATGACCGACTACCCGTCCCTTCCCCTCGCCGAGCGCCAGGAGCGCGCCGAACGCACCGGGCGCGTCCTGGAGCTGCTGGAGAAGCTGCCCGCCGGCTCCGGCGCCGACCGCCGGGACCACCTGTGGGCCGTCCAGCACGCCCGTGCCGTCGACCAGATGACCCGGGGCTACGCCTTCGACGTCGAGGACAGCGAGCAGATCACCGCCATGATGAAGTACCGCGACCAGGTCATGGCCGACAACGTGGCCTGGTGGCAGCGGCACACCGGCGACAAGATCCTGCTGTCCGCGCACAACACCCACGTCGCCTACGACAGCTTCGACATCTTCTACCCCAAGACCCAGGGCGCCTTCCTGAAGGACCGGTTCGGCCGGGGCTATGTGAGCATCGGCTTCACCTTCGACCGCGGGTCCTTCCAGGGCTTCGGCTCCGAAGGGGGGCCGACCACGCCGGAGCAGACCTTCACCGTGGGCGCCGCCCGGCCCGGCGGCAACGAGCACCTCCTGGACCGTGTCCGCCACCGCGACTACATCGTGGACCTGCGCACCGCCCCCGCTCCCGCCCGCGCCTGGCTGGCCCAGGCGCGCCCCACCCGCAACATCGGCGCCGCCTGGCCGGTGCCCGAGCAGGACATCGCGCTGGGCGAGGCCCACGACGTCCTCATCCATCTGCACCGGGTCACGGCCTTGCAGCCGCTGCCGGCTTCCTGA